From the genome of Aerococcus sanguinicola:
TACTTTTTCATCCAGAGTTGGTCGATATAATGGTTGTCCCGCTTATGGATTACCATATCAGCCCGGTTGCGAGTGGGTAGGATGTATTCATTTAAATTGACCAGGTTAATCTCTTGCCAGATTCGCTTGGCTTCTGCCATGGCCTGGTCTTCCTCCATCTGACTATACCGGTAATGGTGGTTATCAGGGTTCTCTGCTGCCTTATGCATGAGCATCTTGAAGCGCTCATAATACCAGCGTTCAATACAGGCCGTATCGGCATCCACATAGATTGATAGGTCTGCAAAATCGCCCACAAACACTTGCTCCTTGTCATCCAACTGGAGCACATTAATGCCTTCAACAATCAAGATATTGGGATTCTTCAAGACCTGCTTAGCCCCCTCGACAATATCATAATTCTCATGGGAATAAACAGGAAAGGCAATATTCCGTTTGTTATTCTTCACATCCGTCAGAAATTGCAGAAGTTTGGGCATATCATAGCTTTCAGGGAAGCCCTTGCGATTTAGAATCCCCCGTTTAACCAATTCCTCATTAGGATAAAGAAAACCATCAGTCGTGACTAAGTCCACATTTAAATCAGGGAAGGCCTGGGATAAAAAGAGCCGCAAGAGACGGGCGGTGGTTGACTTGCCGACCGCTACCGAGCCTGAAATCGCAATCATAAAGGGTGGAACCTCGGCTTCAATTCCTAGGAAGTGGTTGCGCCGCCGCTGCAAACGGCTATAATTGTCACGGTAAATAGCAATTAATTGGGTCAGGGGCTCATAGACTTCCAGGGCATCTGTTACCGACAATTCATCATTGAGGGAGATAATCTTTCTCAATTGTTTCTCCGTTAAATGAATTTCAATCGAGGGGTGAACTCGTTCCCGGTAGTCTCGCCATTGGACGCGGTCAATAATATGATAGGTTTCTGCTTCAATCAAAACAATTCTCCTTTAGTTTCCATCTCGTAAAAGCCAGCCCACATGGATCCGGGCACAGGAATTTTCTCCCATGAGAACCTGGTGCCAGCTTTGGGCTGGTGTCCCCTCTTCTTCAATTCGACTTGCCAGCTGATAGTCTTGACCCAGTCCTAGTTCATGGTCATAAGAGATATCGAAGGTCTGGACGCGGCGATCAGCTACGAAAGCACTTGGAAGTTGGTTAAGGACCCAGCTGAGGTAGACCGAATTATTCACGTGCTGGTTGGCATCAATTTCGCTATAGTGAACCCTTGCTTCTGACAAAGTATCAACTTGCTTTAATGTCTTTTTAAAACGATAGGGACGTTCAGCCTTTTCACCAGTATTTTCAGCTTGGAGCTGGTCAGGAATCCGGACAATCTTACGCTTAGATAAGTCCATCAAGCTAAACTGAGATTGTCCCGTGACCACAACCTGACCGCCTGAATCATAGAAGCGGTAGTAGCGGTAGACAAAGAAGCGGTTGACTTCAATAATCTCCGTCTCTAACCGGACCTTATCGCCCAAACGTGGTAGGGCTTGACAAGTAAAGTGATGGTTCAAAACAATCCAATTGTAGCCTGCTGGAGTCAGGTCAGAAGGCCAATCATATTCCTGGTTAGCCACTAATTGGAAAACTAGGTCCACCATCCCCTT
Proteins encoded in this window:
- the coaA gene encoding type I pantothenate kinase — protein: MIEAETYHIIDRVQWRDYRERVHPSIEIHLTEKQLRKIISLNDELSVTDALEVYEPLTQLIAIYRDNYSRLQRRRNHFLGIEAEVPPFMIAISGSVAVGKSTTARLLRLFLSQAFPDLNVDLVTTDGFLYPNEELVKRGILNRKGFPESYDMPKLLQFLTDVKNNKRNIAFPVYSHENYDIVEGAKQVLKNPNILIVEGINVLQLDDKEQVFVGDFADLSIYVDADTACIERWYYERFKMLMHKAAENPDNHHYRYSQMEEDQAMAEAKRIWQEINLVNLNEYILPTRNRADMVIHKRDNHYIDQLWMKKY
- a CDS encoding acyl-[acyl-carrier-protein] thioesterase, coding for MAAYSKEFVLTELFCDAYGDLTMKGMVDLVFQLVANQEYDWPSDLTPAGYNWIVLNHHFTCQALPRLGDKVRLETEIIEVNRFFVYRYYRFYDSGGQVVVTGQSQFSLMDLSKRKIVRIPDQLQAENTGEKAERPYRFKKTLKQVDTLSEARVHYSEIDANQHVNNSVYLSWVLNQLPSAFVADRRVQTFDISYDHELGLGQDYQLASRIEEEGTPAQSWHQVLMGENSCARIHVGWLLRDGN